In Amycolatopsis sulphurea, one genomic interval encodes:
- the rapZ gene encoding RNase adapter RapZ — protein MEVAVVSGLSGAGRSTAAKCLEDLGWFVVDNLPPELIATMVELGAQARGAITKVAVVMDVRSRAFTDDLASVIKDLDARGYKPRVLFLEATDAVLVRRFEAVRRSHPMQGDGRLADGITAERTLLSPLREEADLVLDTSALSVHDLRAKIEDAFGSEASTQTRVTVLSFGYKYGLPMDSDLVMDVRFLPNPFWIPELREHTGLDTEVRNYVLTQEGAEEFLDRYHQLLRLIGAGYKREGKRYLTLAVGCTGGKHRSVAISEELAQRLSKEDGMAVKVVHRDLGRE, from the coding sequence ATGGAGGTCGCCGTCGTGTCCGGCCTGTCCGGGGCGGGGCGGTCGACCGCGGCGAAGTGCCTGGAGGATCTGGGCTGGTTCGTCGTGGACAACCTGCCGCCGGAGCTGATCGCCACCATGGTCGAGCTGGGCGCGCAGGCGCGCGGCGCGATCACCAAGGTGGCCGTGGTGATGGACGTGCGGTCGCGGGCCTTCACCGACGATCTGGCCTCGGTGATCAAGGATCTGGACGCGCGCGGGTACAAGCCGCGGGTGCTGTTCCTGGAGGCCACGGACGCGGTGCTGGTGCGCCGGTTCGAGGCGGTCCGGCGCAGCCACCCGATGCAGGGCGACGGACGGCTCGCGGACGGCATCACCGCCGAGCGCACGCTGCTCTCGCCGCTGCGCGAGGAGGCCGACCTGGTGCTCGACACGTCCGCGCTGTCGGTGCACGACCTGCGGGCGAAGATCGAGGACGCGTTCGGCTCCGAGGCGAGCACGCAGACCCGCGTCACGGTATTGTCCTTCGGCTACAAGTATGGCCTGCCGATGGACTCCGACCTGGTGATGGACGTGCGGTTCCTGCCCAATCCGTTCTGGATCCCGGAGCTGCGCGAGCACACCGGGCTGGACACCGAGGTGCGCAACTACGTGCTCACCCAGGAGGGCGCGGAGGAGTTCCTGGACCGCTACCACCAGCTGCTGCGGCTGATCGGCGCCGGCTACAAGCGCGAGGGCAAGCGGTACCTGACGCTGGCGGTCGGCTGCACCGGCGGGAAGCACCGCAGCGTGGCGATCTCCGAGGAGCTCGCCCAGCGACTGTCCAAGGAGGACGGAATGGCCGTGAAGGTGGTGCACCGCGACCTTGGCCGTGAGTGA
- a CDS encoding gluconeogenesis factor YvcK family protein, translating to MRAVALGGGHGLHATLTALRRVTREVTAVVTVADDGGSSGRLRRELGLVPPGDLRQAFAAFAAEDGGRLWAEVFQHRFGGDGALAGHAVGNLLLAGLFEVLGDPVAALDEAARLIGISGRVLPMSPEPLEIEAEVTGLDSRDPGAVRRIRGQVAVASTPGQVRRISLHPPAGADRPPAGCPQAIDAVLGADVVFLGPGSWFTSVLPHLLVPDLHDALVRTSAAKVVVLNLIPQPGETAGFSPERHLDVLFEHAPALRVDAVIADRDSVPDPAGLHRAAGRLGARALLGAVADPIVAGRHDPDALAGCVRQAIGEHRG from the coding sequence GTGCGCGCGGTGGCACTCGGCGGGGGCCACGGGCTGCACGCGACGCTGACCGCGTTGCGCCGGGTGACCCGCGAGGTCACCGCGGTGGTCACGGTCGCCGACGACGGGGGTTCGTCCGGGCGGCTGCGCCGCGAGCTGGGCCTGGTGCCGCCGGGCGACCTGCGGCAGGCGTTCGCCGCGTTCGCCGCCGAGGACGGCGGGCGGCTGTGGGCGGAGGTGTTCCAGCACCGCTTCGGCGGCGATGGCGCGCTCGCCGGGCACGCGGTGGGCAATCTGCTGCTGGCCGGGCTGTTCGAGGTGCTCGGCGATCCGGTGGCCGCGCTCGACGAGGCGGCCCGGCTGATCGGCATCTCCGGCCGGGTGCTGCCGATGTCGCCGGAACCACTGGAGATCGAGGCCGAGGTGACCGGCCTGGACAGCCGGGATCCCGGCGCGGTCCGGCGGATCCGCGGCCAGGTCGCGGTGGCCAGCACCCCGGGCCAGGTGCGGCGGATCAGCCTGCACCCGCCCGCCGGTGCGGACCGTCCGCCGGCCGGCTGCCCGCAGGCGATCGACGCGGTGCTCGGCGCGGACGTGGTGTTCCTCGGCCCCGGGTCGTGGTTCACCAGCGTGCTGCCGCATCTGCTGGTGCCGGATCTGCACGACGCGCTCGTGCGCACCTCGGCGGCGAAGGTCGTGGTGCTCAATCTGATCCCCCAGCCGGGGGAAACCGCCGGATTCTCCCCGGAGCGGCATCTGGACGTACTCTTCGAGCACGCGCCCGCGCTGCGGGTGGACGCGGTGATCGCGGACCGCGATTCGGTGCCCGACCCGGCCGGACTGCATCGCGCGGCCGGGCGGCTGGGGGCGCGGGCCCTGCTGGGGGCGGTGGCCGACCCGATCGTGGCGGGACGGCATGATCCAGATGCGCTCGCCGGGTGCGTGCGGCAGGCGATCGGGGAACATCGTGGCTGA
- the whiA gene encoding DNA-binding protein WhiA → MAMTAAVKDELSRLEITKMGPRRAEVASMLRFAGGLHIVAGRVVVEAELDTGSVARRLRKEIHELYGHHSDVHVITASGGLRKGTRYVVRVVKDGEGLARQTGLIDQRGRPVRGLPAAVVSGGVADAEAAWRGAFLAHGSLTEPGRSSSLEVTCPGPEAALALVGAARRMGIQAKSREVRGADRVVVRDGDAIGALLTRLGAHTSVLQWEERRMRREVRATANRLANFDDANLRRSARAAVAAAARVERALEILGDTAPDHLLAAGRLRLSNRQASLEELGQLSDPQMTKDAVAGRIRRLLAMADKRAKELNIPDTESAVTPEMLEEEG, encoded by the coding sequence ATGGCGATGACCGCCGCGGTGAAGGACGAACTGAGCCGGCTGGAGATCACGAAGATGGGGCCACGCCGGGCGGAGGTCGCTTCGATGCTGCGCTTCGCCGGTGGGCTGCACATCGTGGCCGGCCGGGTGGTGGTGGAGGCGGAGCTGGACACCGGATCGGTGGCCCGGCGGCTGCGCAAGGAGATCCACGAGCTGTACGGGCACCATTCCGACGTGCACGTGATCACCGCGAGCGGCGGGCTGCGCAAGGGGACGCGGTACGTCGTGCGGGTGGTGAAGGACGGCGAGGGGCTGGCCCGGCAGACGGGCCTGATCGACCAGCGTGGCCGCCCGGTGCGCGGGCTGCCCGCGGCGGTGGTGTCCGGCGGGGTGGCCGACGCGGAGGCGGCGTGGCGGGGCGCGTTCCTCGCGCACGGCTCGCTCACCGAGCCGGGCCGGTCCTCCTCGCTGGAGGTGACCTGCCCGGGACCGGAGGCGGCGCTGGCGCTGGTCGGCGCGGCCCGGCGGATGGGCATCCAGGCGAAGTCCCGGGAGGTCCGCGGCGCGGACCGGGTGGTGGTCCGCGACGGCGACGCGATCGGCGCCCTGCTGACCCGCCTCGGCGCGCACACGAGCGTGCTGCAGTGGGAGGAACGGCGGATGCGCCGCGAAGTCCGCGCCACCGCGAACCGCCTGGCCAACTTCGACGACGCCAACCTCCGCCGCTCCGCGCGGGCCGCGGTGGCCGCCGCCGCCCGGGTCGAACGGGCGCTGGAGATCCTCGGCGACACCGCCCCGGATCACCTGCTGGCCGCGGGGCGGCTCCGGCTGTCCAACCGCCAGGCGTCCCTGGAGGAGCTGGGCCAGCTGTCCGATCCGCAGATGACGAAGGACGCGGTCGCCGGCCGGATCCGCCGTCTGCTCGCGATGGCGGACAAGCGGGCGAAGGAGCTGAACATCCCGGACACGGAATCCGCGGTGACCCCGGAGATGCTCGAAGAAGAGGGCTGA
- the uvrC gene encoding excinuclease ABC subunit UvrC, translated as MADPTTYRPKPGSIPDAPGVYKFRDAGKRVVYVGKAKSLRSRLNSYFADLSGLHPRTRQMVTTAASVEWTVVATEVEALQLEYNWIKEFDPRFNVRYRDDKSYPVLAVTLGEEFPRLHVYRGARKKGVRYFGPYSHAWAIRETLDLLLRVFPARTCSAGVFRRHGQIGRPCLLGYIEKCSAPCVGRVSAAEHRAIVEDFCDFLAGRTEAMVKRLEREMAEASQDLEFERAARLRDDLGALRRAMEKQAVVFGDGTDADVVAFAHDELEAAVQVFHVRGGRVRGQRGWVIDKAEEMDVPALVDHFLTQFYGEESDRAGRDEPDAGPVVPREVLVPELPADAEAVAEWLSGLRGSRVRLRVAQRGDKKALAETVQRNAAEAFTQHKLRRAGDLTARSAALQELQDFLALDSAPLRIECIDISHIQGSDVVASLVVFEDGLPRKSEYRKFALREAAAEGDVASIAEVVRRRFHRYLKETAAEPESGDEAGEAAEPVRAGIDPETGRPRKFAYPPNLLVVDGAGPQATAAADVLAELGITDIAVAGLAKRLEEVWLPGDPDPVILPRTSDALYLLQRLRDEAHRFAIRYHREKRAKRMQTSELDSVPGLGQARRTALIKHFGSVKKVKQARVEEIEAVPGFGRRTAEAVVAALTGESGTAAGEQGP; from the coding sequence GTGGCTGATCCGACCACCTACCGACCGAAACCGGGGAGCATCCCGGACGCTCCCGGCGTGTACAAGTTCCGTGACGCCGGGAAGCGGGTCGTCTACGTCGGCAAGGCGAAGAGCCTGCGCAGCCGGTTGAACTCGTACTTCGCCGATCTGTCCGGGCTGCACCCGCGTACGCGGCAGATGGTCACCACCGCGGCGAGCGTCGAGTGGACCGTGGTCGCCACCGAGGTCGAAGCGCTCCAGCTGGAGTACAACTGGATCAAGGAGTTCGACCCGCGGTTCAACGTCCGTTACCGCGACGACAAGAGCTACCCGGTGCTCGCGGTGACCCTCGGCGAGGAGTTCCCGCGGCTGCACGTCTACCGCGGCGCGCGCAAGAAGGGCGTGCGCTACTTCGGCCCGTACTCGCACGCCTGGGCCATCCGCGAGACGCTCGACCTGCTGCTGCGGGTTTTCCCCGCGCGCACCTGCTCGGCCGGGGTGTTCCGCCGGCACGGCCAGATCGGCCGGCCCTGCCTGCTCGGCTACATCGAGAAGTGCTCGGCGCCGTGCGTGGGCCGGGTGTCCGCGGCCGAGCACCGCGCGATTGTCGAGGACTTCTGCGACTTCCTCGCCGGCCGTACCGAGGCGATGGTGAAGCGGCTGGAACGCGAGATGGCCGAGGCGTCCCAGGATCTGGAGTTCGAGCGCGCCGCGCGGCTGCGGGACGATCTGGGCGCGCTGCGCCGGGCGATGGAGAAGCAGGCCGTGGTGTTCGGCGACGGCACGGACGCCGATGTGGTCGCCTTCGCGCACGACGAGCTGGAGGCCGCCGTACAGGTCTTCCACGTCCGCGGCGGCCGCGTACGCGGGCAGCGCGGGTGGGTGATCGACAAGGCCGAGGAGATGGACGTTCCGGCGCTGGTCGACCACTTCCTCACCCAGTTCTACGGCGAGGAGTCCGACCGTGCGGGCCGGGACGAGCCGGACGCCGGTCCGGTGGTGCCGCGCGAGGTGCTCGTGCCGGAGCTGCCCGCGGACGCCGAGGCCGTCGCCGAATGGCTGAGCGGTCTGCGCGGATCGCGGGTACGGCTGCGGGTGGCGCAGCGCGGAGACAAGAAGGCGCTCGCGGAGACCGTGCAGCGCAACGCCGCGGAGGCGTTCACTCAGCACAAGCTGCGCCGCGCGGGCGATCTCACCGCGCGTTCGGCGGCGTTGCAGGAGCTGCAGGACTTCCTCGCGCTGGACAGTGCGCCGCTGCGTATCGAGTGCATCGACATCAGCCACATCCAGGGCAGCGACGTGGTGGCCTCCCTGGTGGTGTTCGAGGACGGCCTGCCGCGCAAGTCGGAGTATCGGAAGTTCGCGCTGCGCGAGGCCGCGGCCGAGGGTGACGTCGCGTCCATCGCCGAGGTCGTGCGGCGGCGTTTTCACCGCTACCTCAAGGAAACCGCGGCGGAGCCGGAGTCCGGAGACGAGGCGGGCGAGGCGGCCGAGCCGGTGCGCGCCGGAATCGACCCGGAGACCGGGCGGCCGCGCAAGTTCGCCTACCCGCCCAACCTGCTCGTGGTGGACGGCGCGGGCCCGCAGGCGACCGCGGCCGCGGATGTGCTGGCGGAGCTGGGCATCACCGACATCGCCGTGGCCGGGCTGGCCAAGCGGCTGGAAGAGGTGTGGCTGCCCGGTGACCCGGACCCGGTGATCCTGCCGCGCACCTCCGACGCGCTGTACCTGCTGCAGCGGCTGCGCGACGAGGCCCACCGGTTCGCCATCCGTTACCACCGCGAGAAGCGCGCGAAGCGCATGCAGACGTCCGAATTGGACAGTGTGCCCGGACTGGGGCAGGCTCGGCGCACCGCGCTGATCAAGCATTTCGGCTCGGTGAAGAAGGTCAAACAGGCCCGGGTGGAGGAGATCGAGGCGGTGCCCGGCTTCGGCAGGCGCACCGCGGAAGCCGTCGTGGCGGCCCTGACCGGGGAGTCCGGGACCGCCGCTGGGGAGCAGGGGCCGTGA
- a CDS encoding PPOX class F420-dependent oxidoreductase — MREMSREQWWAFASSGTRTGMLGLVRADGAPIVTPIWFLLNETPDGDELIFTTGTDTLKGKVLRRDPRLCLAVDDQRPPYSYVQFTAEAELHHDLDDVLTWATRLGARYMGEENAEAFGKRNAVPEESLVRAKITKVIARAGIAG; from the coding sequence ATGCGTGAAATGAGCCGCGAGCAGTGGTGGGCGTTCGCGAGCAGCGGTACCCGGACCGGCATGCTGGGCCTGGTGCGCGCGGACGGCGCGCCGATCGTCACCCCGATCTGGTTCCTGCTCAACGAGACCCCCGACGGCGACGAGCTGATCTTCACCACCGGTACGGACACCCTCAAGGGCAAGGTGCTGCGCCGTGACCCGCGCCTGTGCCTCGCCGTCGACGACCAGCGGCCGCCGTACTCCTACGTGCAGTTCACCGCCGAGGCTGAACTGCACCACGACCTCGACGATGTCCTGACCTGGGCGACCCGGCTCGGTGCCCGCTACATGGGCGAGGAGAACGCGGAGGCCTTCGGCAAGCGCAACGCGGTCCCGGAGGAATCCCTCGTCCGGGCGAAGATCACGAAGGTGATCGCCCGGGCGGGCATCGCCGGGTAG